A genomic segment from bacterium encodes:
- a CDS encoding LemA family protein produces MIVFLVLLILIVVVAAWLIGLYNGLVGLRNAVKNAWSQIDVQLKRRHDLIPNLVETAKGYVKHERETLENITNARSRAMGADTVGEKAKAESALSGAISKFMLVVENYPDLKANQNFLALQEELTSTENKIAFSRQAYNDQVMLYNNKIQMFPSNIVAGMFNFQASEFFEIENESERQAPKVDFS; encoded by the coding sequence GTGATAGTTTTTCTGGTACTGCTAATTCTGATTGTCGTAGTTGCGGCTTGGTTGATCGGGCTGTATAACGGTCTTGTTGGCTTGCGAAATGCCGTCAAAAATGCGTGGTCGCAAATCGATGTTCAACTCAAGCGCCGCCACGATTTGATTCCCAACCTCGTTGAGACTGCAAAAGGATACGTCAAACACGAGCGCGAGACGCTGGAAAACATCACCAACGCACGCAGTCGCGCAATGGGAGCTGATACCGTCGGTGAAAAAGCAAAAGCTGAAAGTGCGCTTAGCGGCGCAATCAGCAAATTCATGCTCGTCGTGGAGAACTATCCTGACCTCAAAGCGAATCAGAATTTCCTCGCATTACAAGAGGAGCTGACCTCAACAGAGAATAAGATCGCGTTCAGTCGTCAGGCGTACAACGACCAAGTCATGCTCTATAACAATAAGATTCAGATGTTTCCCTCCAATATCGTCGCAGGCATGTTCAATTTTCAAGCGAGCGAGTTCTTTGAGATTGAAAACGAATCAGAGCGGCAGGCGCCAAAGGTCGACTTTTCGTAA
- a CDS encoding zf-TFIIB domain-containing protein gives MVALEFADFEVDTCLDCGGIWLDSGELEMILGQDVPIRVVADSGDVSVSKRKCPVCNKKMSAYATRSPRATEIDVCTTEHGIWFDRGELSTIAESLQEPLRSTVLDQMRAIFTKEF, from the coding sequence ATGGTCGCTCTCGAATTCGCCGATTTTGAGGTCGATACTTGCCTTGACTGCGGCGGAATCTGGCTCGATTCTGGTGAATTGGAGATGATTCTCGGGCAAGACGTACCAATAAGAGTAGTCGCTGACTCAGGCGATGTCAGTGTTTCCAAGCGAAAGTGCCCAGTCTGCAACAAGAAAATGAGTGCCTATGCCACCCGAAGTCCAAGGGCCACGGAAATCGACGTATGCACTACTGAACATGGTATTTGGTTCGATCGCGGCGAACTGTCGACGATAGCGGAATCTCTGCAGGAGCCCCTAAGGTCGACGGTCTTGGACCAAATGCGTGCTATCTTCACAAAAGAGTTTTGA
- a CDS encoding phosphate ABC transporter substrate-binding protein, with translation MIRVNTKLPMLFLAFVVCGFGLVSSASRLTAAERVTVKGSDTMVLLGQRWAESYMAKNPEAVIQVTGGGSGVGIAALINGTTDICQASRPIKPKETQSLKARFNATGVEIPVARDGLTVYFNEANQVSELTMQQLAGIYSGEILNWKEVGGDDAKIIVYGRENSSGTYVYFKDVVLKGEDFAAQVQTLPGTAAIVNAIAKDKNGIGYGGAAYAKGVKFCKMKADAQAEAFAPDLEHVKSGVYPLSRYLFWYVRTKPSGEIKKFLDFVLSDDGQKVVTEVGYFPVK, from the coding sequence ATGATTAGAGTTAATACTAAGCTCCCTATGCTCTTCCTTGCATTCGTTGTCTGCGGTTTCGGTCTCGTTTCTTCCGCGAGCAGACTTACCGCAGCAGAGCGAGTCACAGTGAAGGGTTCCGACACCATGGTCTTGCTTGGCCAGCGTTGGGCTGAATCATATATGGCAAAGAATCCTGAAGCAGTGATTCAAGTTACCGGTGGAGGCTCTGGTGTAGGTATAGCTGCATTGATTAACGGCACTACCGATATTTGCCAAGCTTCCCGTCCGATAAAGCCCAAAGAAACTCAGAGTCTCAAAGCCCGATTCAATGCGACCGGAGTTGAGATTCCCGTTGCACGCGATGGACTGACCGTCTACTTCAACGAAGCCAATCAAGTTTCCGAACTCACTATGCAGCAGCTTGCAGGGATCTACTCCGGCGAGATTTTGAACTGGAAAGAAGTGGGCGGTGACGATGCCAAGATTATCGTCTATGGTCGCGAGAACAGCTCCGGAACATACGTCTACTTCAAGGACGTCGTTCTCAAAGGCGAGGACTTTGCTGCACAAGTGCAAACACTACCGGGTACTGCCGCAATTGTAAACGCCATCGCTAAAGACAAAAATGGCATTGGCTACGGCGGCGCAGCCTATGCTAAAGGCGTGAAATTCTGCAAAATGAAAGCAGATGCTCAAGCGGAAGCGTTTGCTCCGGACCTCGAACATGTCAAGTCAGGTGTCTATCCCCTTTCTCGCTACCTCTTCTGGTATGTTCGAACCAAACCAAGCGGCGAGATTAAGAAGTTCCTCGACTTTGTCCTATCTGATGATGGTCAGAAAGTTGTTACCGAAGTGGGATACTTCCCGGTTAAATAG
- a CDS encoding substrate-binding domain-containing protein — MMKFRFTLIVVMIAVWFAIEVSTADVFASDTVAVIAHLSVPEQELNKTRLLDIYTGDVKNWSDGKPVVVIDLKPAGDVKETFYKYLGKSPSRMKSVWMKRMLSGEGDPPVAVESENEMIKRVAATPGAIGFVSRDAVNDTVKTLAIIEDKSNDKK; from the coding sequence ATGATGAAGTTCAGGTTTACTCTCATAGTTGTAATGATAGCCGTCTGGTTCGCCATTGAAGTATCAACTGCTGACGTGTTCGCCTCGGACACAGTTGCAGTGATCGCTCATCTATCGGTTCCCGAACAGGAACTGAATAAGACAAGGTTACTCGACATCTACACTGGAGATGTCAAGAACTGGAGCGATGGTAAGCCAGTCGTCGTAATCGATCTCAAACCCGCAGGTGATGTCAAGGAGACGTTTTACAAGTACCTTGGCAAGAGCCCCTCGCGAATGAAGTCTGTCTGGATGAAGCGAATGTTGTCCGGCGAGGGTGATCCCCCAGTTGCCGTTGAATCAGAGAATGAGATGATCAAAAGGGTAGCTGCCACTCCGGGCGCAATCGGATTTGTTTCCCGTGATGCGGTCAATGATACCGTCAAGACGCTTGCTATTATTGAAGATAAGAGCAACGACAAGAAGTAA
- a CDS encoding MCP four helix bundle domain-containing protein, with translation MRLKDLRIGVKQTIGFVCILFLMAGANFSSFYQLFNLKQSIDDVTKSWLPRAITISEININTTDLRQSQLQLIFADSEIEREAQADRIVELIDSISANLDEYEQLREHALTQGLYSEEERGLYESFDLKWDKYQELSLTFFGYTREDRIIEAVNLLNGEARLLFDDFRHDLQELVRVNATDSQRAAVRAEEAFRTARRVAQNIFVLSLIVSALAVFVTIRLITIPVKQLSNAVGKVAQGDLSVQLEHRSEDELGKLTSSFNRMTTALKEARSKTDEQEMTLRRQNNELQETLAQLQEAQQQLIMKEKMASLGNLVAGVAHEINNPIGAVNSSADNARRAVLRLRELIAANDELQRVAGEADVERMLKVLDENTMITATASKRIAHIVKSLKSFARLDEADFQRASLEEGLETTLTLVQHEFKNRIEVVREYSHVPPILCFPNELNQVFMNLLVNSSQAIPDKGQVVVKTSHDNRWAYVSIADTGTGIAPASLSRIFDPGFTTKGVGVGTGLGLSISYNIVKKHDGEILVSSTVGKGTEFTIKLPFRT, from the coding sequence ATGAGACTCAAGGACCTGAGAATCGGCGTCAAACAGACGATCGGTTTTGTCTGCATCCTGTTTCTAATGGCTGGTGCGAATTTCTCCTCATTTTATCAGCTCTTCAATCTCAAGCAATCGATCGATGACGTTACTAAGAGCTGGCTTCCTCGCGCAATTACGATTTCCGAGATAAATATCAACACAACCGACCTTCGCCAAAGCCAGCTACAGCTAATCTTTGCAGACAGCGAGATTGAACGAGAGGCGCAGGCCGATCGGATCGTGGAGTTGATCGACAGCATCAGCGCCAACCTCGATGAATACGAACAACTGCGGGAACACGCGTTGACGCAGGGCTTGTATTCGGAAGAGGAGCGAGGGCTCTATGAATCGTTTGATTTGAAGTGGGACAAGTATCAGGAATTGAGTTTAACTTTCTTTGGATACACCCGCGAAGATCGCATCATCGAAGCGGTGAACTTATTGAACGGTGAAGCACGACTGCTTTTTGATGACTTCCGACATGACCTGCAAGAACTTGTCCGGGTCAATGCTACCGATTCTCAGCGAGCAGCAGTTCGCGCAGAAGAAGCATTTCGAACTGCCCGTCGCGTAGCACAGAACATTTTCGTGCTGTCCCTCATTGTCTCTGCGCTCGCTGTCTTTGTAACCATTCGATTGATTACGATACCAGTGAAGCAACTTTCGAATGCGGTTGGCAAAGTCGCACAAGGTGATCTGTCGGTCCAACTGGAGCACCGGTCGGAAGATGAACTTGGTAAGCTTACCTCTTCCTTTAATCGGATGACTACTGCTCTTAAGGAAGCGCGCTCCAAGACAGATGAGCAGGAGATGACGCTGCGCAGACAAAACAACGAACTGCAAGAGACGCTTGCCCAACTCCAGGAAGCGCAGCAGCAGTTGATTATGAAAGAAAAGATGGCCTCTCTGGGAAATCTGGTGGCAGGTGTCGCCCACGAAATCAACAATCCGATTGGTGCAGTTAATTCTTCAGCTGACAATGCTCGACGAGCAGTGTTGAGGCTACGAGAACTCATTGCTGCAAACGACGAGCTTCAAAGGGTTGCCGGCGAAGCTGACGTTGAGCGGATGCTAAAAGTCCTCGACGAAAACACAATGATTACGGCAACAGCAAGTAAGCGGATCGCACACATTGTTAAGAGCTTGAAGTCCTTTGCCCGACTTGACGAAGCTGATTTTCAGCGTGCAAGCTTAGAGGAAGGACTCGAAACCACATTGACACTTGTCCAGCACGAATTCAAGAATAGGATCGAGGTGGTTCGCGAGTACTCACACGTCCCTCCGATACTGTGTTTCCCGAATGAGCTAAACCAAGTATTCATGAATCTTCTGGTGAACTCGTCTCAGGCTATTCCGGATAAAGGCCAAGTTGTTGTAAAGACTTCTCACGACAATCGATGGGCGTATGTCAGTATTGCGGATACCGGCACCGGAATTGCGCCCGCAAGCTTATCGCGAATCTTTGATCCGGGCTTTACCACGAAGGGTGTCGGAGTCGGTACCGGACTCGGTCTGTCGATTTCCTATAACATTGTCAAAAAGCACGATGGCGAAATTCTGGTAAGTAGCACTGTCGGCAAGGGCACAGAGTTTACAATCAAACTTCCCTTCCGCACCTGA
- a CDS encoding SGNH/GDSL hydrolase family protein, translating into MNKLLIVVLVVSIIGNVIGLFFAYKYRKLGYQVSGLRDAVVGAGRVVDDLTDRVESGYSKRMLFLHHSVGQGMLDQGGLRDSLLNMGIFVKGATYGDEIGQQTDICDWNAKFTTDIKKLFDFKNHPNRYYKDGRTNDIIMFKSCFPCSYIESEGTAPGSATSREHTTQNYKAAFAELSREVRKYPEKLFIYVTYPPLTRSQTYPEGARRGREFNAWLLNEFLPQYQKETGLQNFAIFDLFDVLADKENVLRAEFCPPDVNDSHPNEKAYKIAAVRFLEFFKPLWNKWQAGVETAKASS; encoded by the coding sequence GTGAATAAGCTGCTAATCGTTGTCTTGGTAGTGTCGATTATTGGTAACGTCATTGGGCTGTTCTTTGCCTATAAGTACCGCAAGCTCGGTTATCAGGTGTCCGGCCTTCGCGATGCGGTTGTTGGCGCCGGTCGTGTTGTCGACGATCTGACTGATAGGGTTGAAAGTGGTTATAGCAAGCGAATGCTGTTTCTGCATCACTCTGTAGGACAAGGAATGCTTGACCAGGGCGGCTTGCGCGATAGTCTCTTGAATATGGGGATATTCGTAAAGGGAGCCACCTACGGTGACGAAATTGGCCAGCAGACTGACATCTGCGATTGGAACGCCAAGTTCACAACCGATATCAAGAAATTATTCGATTTCAAGAACCATCCAAATCGTTACTACAAAGATGGTCGGACAAATGACATCATCATGTTTAAATCGTGTTTCCCTTGCAGCTACATTGAGTCCGAAGGGACTGCACCCGGAAGCGCGACTAGTCGCGAGCACACGACCCAAAACTACAAAGCAGCCTTCGCCGAGCTGTCAAGGGAGGTCAGGAAGTATCCTGAGAAACTCTTCATCTATGTCACCTATCCTCCACTAACGCGTTCGCAGACCTATCCAGAGGGCGCACGCAGGGGTCGCGAGTTTAATGCTTGGCTATTGAATGAGTTCTTGCCGCAGTATCAAAAAGAGACGGGTCTACAAAACTTCGCAATCTTCGATTTGTTTGACGTACTTGCCGATAAAGAAAATGTCCTACGTGCAGAATTTTGTCCGCCCGATGTCAATGATTCACATCCGAATGAAAAGGCGTATAAGATTGCTGCTGTTCGCTTCTTGGAGTTCTTCAAGCCATTGTGGAACAAGTGGCAAGCTGGTGTAGAGACGGCGAAAGCTAGTTCTTAG
- the asnB gene encoding asparagine synthase (glutamine-hydrolyzing): MCGIAGYFQLEDSRPPDRDLVTRMISLIRHRGPDEFGAFLDDKCVLGHARLSIIDLSTGQQPLCNEDETVWIAFNGEIYNYIELRPILESFGHKFRTNSDTEVIVHAYEQWGRDCLERFNGQFSFAIYDSKKQSLFSARDRMGKRPLFYTVHNGRFYFASEIKALFADPTIERRLDASGLDQVFTWWTCAPPRTVFSNVQELESGSFLEIDAGKINTARFWSMQYPDAYDSSRSVDSWAEELHALLVDSIRLRLRADVPVGAYLSGGLDSSAIAALVRSFTSNRLESFSIAFGDSAFDESNYQKQMADQLGTHHHSVQCNYSDIANCFPEIIWHTERPILRTAPAPMYLLSKLVNDTGFKVVLTGEGSDEMFAGYDIFKESKIRRFWARNPDSRFRALLLKRLYPTLPLSDVKSDLFLQEFYREGLTDTDRYYYSHMLRIKTSSRVKDFYALETKSSSRSEESLNAFAHTLPAGFAGWHHLSQAQFVEAKSLLSGYLLSSQGDRMAAANAVEGRYPFLDHRVIEFAAKIPPQHKLFGLKEKWVLKRAMRGALPEAILKRPKQPYMAPDSNCFTQKQSPEYVRQLLSPDRIKRAGVFNPVMAGKLYEKCLKQSQVQMSFKDNMAFVGILSTQLLVDQFIENFDARTIKTVSNFRVWRDYSSAQSDHLKAKN, encoded by the coding sequence ATGTGTGGAATTGCCGGATACTTCCAACTCGAGGACTCGCGCCCTCCAGATCGTGACCTTGTTACCAGAATGATCTCGCTGATCAGGCACCGCGGACCTGATGAGTTCGGCGCCTTTCTGGACGACAAGTGTGTCCTCGGACACGCTCGACTTTCGATCATTGATCTCTCTACTGGTCAACAACCCCTATGTAACGAAGATGAGACCGTTTGGATTGCCTTCAATGGCGAGATATACAATTACATTGAATTGCGACCCATCCTCGAGTCGTTTGGGCACAAGTTTCGGACCAACTCAGATACCGAAGTTATTGTCCATGCCTATGAGCAGTGGGGAAGAGACTGCCTAGAGCGATTCAACGGGCAATTCTCATTTGCAATCTATGACTCAAAGAAGCAATCTCTTTTCAGCGCGCGCGACCGCATGGGCAAACGCCCATTGTTTTATACTGTTCATAATGGCAGATTCTATTTCGCTTCCGAGATCAAAGCGCTATTCGCTGATCCAACTATCGAGCGTAGATTAGATGCTTCCGGGTTGGACCAAGTCTTCACATGGTGGACCTGTGCTCCGCCGAGAACGGTGTTTTCAAACGTACAGGAATTGGAGTCGGGCTCATTCCTCGAAATCGATGCCGGCAAGATTAACACGGCTCGCTTTTGGTCAATGCAATACCCCGATGCTTATGATTCATCGCGTAGTGTGGATTCTTGGGCTGAAGAACTTCACGCATTGCTGGTCGATTCAATACGGCTGAGACTCCGCGCAGATGTTCCAGTCGGTGCCTATCTTTCCGGAGGGCTCGATTCTTCCGCCATCGCGGCGTTAGTACGCTCATTCACATCAAATCGCCTGGAGTCTTTCTCAATCGCCTTTGGTGACAGTGCGTTCGACGAATCCAACTATCAAAAGCAAATGGCTGATCAGCTTGGCACTCACCATCACTCGGTTCAATGCAACTACTCTGATATTGCAAACTGCTTCCCTGAAATCATCTGGCATACGGAGAGGCCAATTCTCCGTACAGCTCCGGCGCCAATGTACTTGCTCTCAAAGCTGGTAAACGATACGGGCTTCAAGGTCGTGCTTACTGGCGAAGGTTCAGACGAAATGTTTGCAGGCTATGATATTTTCAAAGAATCCAAGATTAGACGCTTCTGGGCACGCAATCCCGACTCCCGATTTAGAGCACTACTTTTGAAGCGGCTCTACCCGACTCTACCGCTCAGCGACGTTAAGTCTGACCTATTCTTGCAGGAATTCTATCGTGAAGGGCTCACCGATACAGATCGTTATTACTATTCACACATGCTCCGAATCAAGACATCGTCGCGCGTGAAAGACTTCTATGCTCTTGAGACGAAGAGCAGTTCAAGATCGGAAGAGTCGTTGAACGCCTTCGCGCATACACTGCCAGCAGGCTTCGCAGGTTGGCATCATCTGTCGCAAGCGCAGTTCGTGGAAGCAAAGTCCTTGCTTTCGGGATATCTGCTTTCATCACAGGGCGATAGAATGGCCGCCGCCAATGCTGTCGAGGGCCGCTATCCGTTTCTTGACCATCGGGTGATTGAATTCGCTGCCAAAATTCCGCCGCAGCACAAATTATTCGGATTGAAAGAGAAGTGGGTGCTGAAGCGTGCAATGCGCGGAGCCTTGCCAGAAGCAATATTGAAGCGTCCCAAGCAGCCCTATATGGCGCCGGATTCGAATTGCTTTACGCAAAAGCAATCGCCGGAATACGTCCGTCAATTGCTCTCGCCAGACCGCATTAAGCGTGCGGGCGTTTTCAATCCAGTCATGGCTGGTAAACTATACGAGAAATGTCTGAAGCAATCTCAAGTGCAGATGTCCTTTAAAGATAATATGGCCTTCGTCGGAATTCTCTCCACCCAACTACTGGTTGACCAATTCATTGAGAACTTCGATGCAAGAACTATCAAAACGGTGTCGAACTTCCGCGTCTGGCGCGATTATAGCTCAGCTCAGTCAGACCATTTGAAAGCTAAGAACTAG